One part of the Caproiciproducens sp. CPB-2 genome encodes these proteins:
- a CDS encoding oligosaccharide flippase family protein: protein MKKNNLAKDSFILIFVQCVTMCGSLVQAMILSRTLTKFEYGTYSQGVLLVSVATAFVGLGLNNSINYFYNKTEDIEKKKIYTNTIFFLTFIFGLIGALIIILSNKLIADYFANSQLAHLIIYISFRPLFINIISLYQTLYVSNQMTKVIAIRNLMVSICQVAITTLVSLFVHNIALIFILLCILDLTQIFIFSTFYRKKVFEIKLFKFDFNIFRPILTYAVPLAAALMVGTLLINMDNLFIGKLMSTEDLALYTNMSKELPFSFIGGCLTTVITPVIIKLFNAGEKQTFFRIWSNYIQLGYLTTWTFCCGAIVCAPELLTFLYSEKYIDGINIFIIYIIVGMFRFTYFGMILTAKGRTKIILFYSLITMLLNLFLNIILFHFMGMIGSAIGTLISMATMNILQLIHGSVIAGVSFFKIINIRGMIIFLMKLVITGIICKFIKNGLYSVLVNSTCILVITYVTFVLILLGLNFKKLNIIVKQLNIEI, encoded by the coding sequence ATGAAAAAGAACAATCTTGCAAAAGATTCGTTTATATTGATATTTGTTCAGTGTGTAACAATGTGTGGCAGTTTGGTCCAAGCAATGATACTATCCCGTACTCTTACCAAATTTGAATATGGCACTTATTCTCAGGGAGTATTGCTTGTTTCTGTGGCAACAGCATTTGTTGGACTTGGATTAAATAATTCGATAAATTATTTTTATAATAAGACGGAAGATATTGAAAAAAAGAAAATTTATACAAACACCATTTTTTTTCTTACATTCATATTTGGATTAATAGGTGCGTTAATAATCATTTTATCAAATAAACTAATTGCAGATTATTTTGCAAACTCACAATTAGCGCATCTGATTATTTATATATCTTTTCGTCCGTTATTTATCAATATCATCAGTTTGTATCAGACACTATATGTTTCAAACCAAATGACAAAAGTAATTGCTATCAGGAATTTAATGGTTTCCATTTGCCAAGTTGCTATAACAACTCTGGTCTCCTTATTCGTGCATAATATTGCTTTAATTTTTATTTTATTATGTATATTGGACTTGACACAAATTTTTATATTTAGCACTTTTTATAGGAAAAAGGTTTTTGAAATTAAACTTTTTAAATTTGATTTTAATATATTTAGACCGATTCTTACATATGCTGTCCCATTGGCAGCCGCTTTGATGGTTGGTACTCTACTTATAAACATGGATAATTTGTTTATTGGAAAGCTAATGAGTACTGAAGATCTAGCCTTATATACCAATATGTCAAAGGAACTCCCATTTTCTTTTATTGGCGGGTGCTTGACAACAGTAATCACTCCTGTAATTATAAAGCTGTTTAATGCAGGCGAAAAGCAGACATTTTTTCGGATATGGTCAAATTATATTCAACTTGGCTATTTAACTACATGGACTTTTTGCTGTGGCGCCATTGTATGTGCACCAGAACTTTTAACATTTCTATACTCAGAAAAATACATAGATGGCATAAATATCTTTATTATATACATAATAGTGGGAATGTTTCGATTTACTTATTTCGGAATGATTTTAACGGCAAAAGGCAGGACAAAAATAATATTATTTTACTCTTTAATAACAATGTTGCTAAATTTATTTTTAAATATTATTCTATTTCATTTTATGGGAATGATTGGATCTGCCATTGGTACTTTAATAAGTATGGCTACGATGAATATTTTACAGTTGATTCATGGTTCAGTAATTGCAGGAGTATCATTTTTCAAAATAATTAATATACGTGGAATGATTATTTTTTTAATGAAATTGGTTATTACGGGGATAATATGTAAGTTTATTAAAAATGGTTTATATTCCGTGTTGGTTAACTCAACATGTATATTAGTCATAACATATGTGACATTTGTATTAATTCTGTTAGGATTGAATTTTAAAAAATTAAATATTATAGTAAAACAATTGAATATAGAAATATAA
- a CDS encoding cation-translocating P-type ATPase, with product MENTSSDKEIIYKLPVDKAYEALETTPQGLTQAQAQERQKEQGKNLISSKKKKSAVLTFLGNFTHLMAILLWVAGAVAFFAGMPQLGVAVWLVNVINGVFSFWQESRADKATEALKNMLPSYVRVIRDGEEQKILAEDLVTGDIMLLEEGDKISADARLVECNDLQVDQSTLTGESNPVRKLKDAVLKDDLTRAETPNLIFAGTNVSEGNGKAVVMGIGMGTEFGKIADLTQNMEKEESPLQKELNRLTKQISIIAIMFGILFFLASYFFVNEPFAASFVFALGMIVAFIPEGLLPTVTLSLAMAVQRMSKRNALVKKLSSVETLGSTSVICTDKTGTLTQNEMTVSHLWLAEKEFDVTGVGYEPKGDILEGGKKVTASENQDLNLLVTGAALCSNARLLPPNEESARYTVLGDPTEACLGVVAQKAGIDVHKQLELTPRLRELPFESRRKRMTTIHQLQKPIEGTERIAYVKGAPKEVMKLSEFIRVNGQVQPMTEEMRQKIMEANDGYAYEGLRVLAVAYRLLHKEDNIPKAMSAYTPETIEQNLVFVGLVVMADPPRPEVAAAVEECHRAGIRIIMITGDYGLTAESIAKRIGIVKSPNPRVVSGLELEELSDDQLREYLKDEIIFARVAPEQKLRVVSNLQAMGEVVAVTGDGVNDSPALKKADIGVAMGIAGTDVAKEAADMILTDDNFASIVHAIEEGRAVYSNIRKFLLYILNSNMPEAVPSAMFLFSRGAIPLPLTVMQILTIDLGTDMLPALGLGTEKPEEGIMDQPPRNQKESLLTKKLVVKAFLWYGLLGSIASAFSYFFVNLQNGWPAVPLAGGVDPVYIKATTMALTGIVFSQIGAAFNCRTEKQSVFHVGLFSNKQVNFGIVFEIVLIIVLIYLPPLQSVFHTAPLDLQDFLILCAWPPLILVIEEVRKAFLRKKIAKRYEKRTER from the coding sequence ATGGAGAATACATCGAGTGATAAAGAAATCATTTATAAACTCCCCGTAGATAAAGCTTATGAAGCACTGGAAACAACTCCTCAGGGGTTGACACAGGCGCAGGCGCAGGAGAGACAGAAGGAACAGGGGAAAAACCTGATCAGTTCCAAAAAGAAAAAATCCGCCGTTCTTACTTTTTTGGGCAACTTCACCCATCTGATGGCAATTTTGCTGTGGGTGGCGGGTGCGGTGGCCTTTTTTGCGGGTATGCCCCAGCTGGGCGTGGCCGTCTGGCTGGTCAATGTCATCAACGGCGTATTCAGCTTCTGGCAGGAAAGCCGTGCCGATAAGGCTACGGAGGCCCTGAAGAATATGCTGCCCTCGTATGTGCGGGTGATCCGGGATGGTGAAGAACAGAAAATTCTGGCCGAGGATCTGGTTACCGGCGATATTATGCTCCTGGAAGAAGGGGATAAAATATCCGCGGACGCCCGTCTGGTCGAATGCAACGACCTGCAGGTGGACCAGTCCACGCTGACGGGAGAATCAAACCCGGTCCGCAAACTCAAGGACGCCGTATTGAAGGACGACCTGACGCGGGCTGAAACGCCGAACCTCATCTTTGCGGGCACGAATGTTTCGGAGGGCAACGGAAAAGCCGTTGTGATGGGGATCGGCATGGGAACCGAGTTCGGTAAAATTGCAGACCTGACTCAGAACATGGAAAAAGAAGAAAGCCCTCTTCAAAAAGAGCTGAACCGCCTGACAAAGCAGATTTCCATCATTGCAATCATGTTTGGCATCCTGTTTTTCCTGGCGTCATACTTCTTTGTAAACGAGCCCTTTGCCGCATCGTTTGTCTTTGCGCTGGGGATGATCGTCGCCTTTATTCCGGAAGGGCTGCTTCCCACCGTTACCCTGTCGCTTGCCATGGCTGTACAGCGCATGTCCAAGAGGAACGCTTTGGTGAAGAAGCTTTCGTCGGTGGAAACGCTGGGCAGCACTTCCGTTATCTGTACGGATAAAACCGGTACGCTTACGCAAAATGAAATGACGGTCAGCCATTTATGGCTGGCGGAAAAAGAGTTTGACGTCACCGGCGTCGGCTATGAACCCAAAGGAGATATCCTTGAGGGTGGAAAAAAGGTCACTGCCAGCGAAAATCAGGACCTGAACCTGCTGGTGACGGGCGCGGCCTTATGCAGCAATGCCCGTTTGCTGCCGCCGAACGAAGAATCGGCCCGCTACACGGTGCTGGGCGATCCGACGGAAGCCTGCCTGGGCGTGGTAGCGCAGAAGGCAGGAATTGACGTCCATAAACAGCTGGAACTGACCCCGCGTTTGAGGGAGCTGCCCTTTGAATCGCGGCGTAAAAGAATGACGACGATCCATCAGCTGCAGAAACCGATAGAGGGAACCGAACGCATTGCCTATGTGAAGGGCGCGCCGAAGGAAGTCATGAAGCTGAGCGAATTTATCCGTGTGAACGGCCAGGTTCAGCCGATGACGGAAGAGATGCGCCAGAAGATCATGGAGGCAAACGACGGATACGCCTATGAGGGTCTGCGCGTTCTGGCGGTCGCGTATCGTCTTCTGCATAAAGAGGACAACATCCCGAAAGCGATGAGCGCCTACACGCCCGAAACGATTGAGCAGAATCTGGTTTTTGTAGGGCTGGTGGTCATGGCTGATCCCCCGCGTCCGGAGGTTGCCGCCGCCGTCGAAGAATGTCACCGCGCCGGCATCCGCATCATTATGATTACCGGAGACTACGGCCTGACGGCCGAGAGCATTGCGAAACGCATCGGCATTGTGAAAAGCCCGAATCCGCGTGTCGTGTCGGGCCTGGAGCTGGAAGAGCTTTCGGACGACCAGTTAAGGGAATATCTGAAGGATGAAATCATCTTTGCCCGTGTGGCTCCGGAGCAAAAGCTCCGCGTTGTGTCCAATCTGCAGGCAATGGGCGAAGTCGTCGCCGTAACGGGCGACGGCGTGAACGATTCTCCGGCGCTCAAGAAGGCCGATATCGGCGTAGCCATGGGCATTGCCGGTACGGATGTGGCCAAGGAAGCGGCGGATATGATTCTGACGGACGATAATTTTGCTTCGATTGTCCATGCTATTGAAGAAGGCCGCGCGGTTTACAGCAATATCCGGAAGTTCCTGCTTTATATTTTGAACTCCAACATGCCGGAGGCGGTTCCTTCCGCCATGTTCCTGTTTTCCCGCGGAGCCATTCCGCTGCCCCTGACGGTCATGCAGATCCTTACTATCGATTTGGGTACCGATATGCTGCCCGCACTGGGCCTGGGAACGGAAAAGCCGGAGGAAGGCATCATGGACCAGCCCCCGCGCAATCAAAAAGAATCTTTATTAACAAAAAAACTGGTCGTCAAGGCATTTTTGTGGTATGGTTTATTAGGGTCTATCGCTTCAGCGTTTTCTTACTTTTTTGTCAATCTGCAAAACGGGTGGCCCGCTGTACCGCTTGCAGGCGGAGTGGATCCGGTTTATATCAAGGCGACCACCATGGCGCTTACCGGTATTGTCTTTTCCCAGATCGGGGCCGCGTTTAACTGCCGTACGGAAAAACAGTCTGTTTTCCATGTCGGCCTGTTCAGCAACAAACAGGTGAATTTCGGGATTGTCTTTGAAATTGTTCTGATTATTGTTCTGATTTATCTGCCTCCGCTGCAGTCCGTTTTCCACACGGCGCCGCTTGATTTGCAGGATTTTCTGATTCTATGTGCTTGGCCTCCGTTGATTTTGGTAATTGAAGAAGTAAGAAAAGCGTTTTTGAGAAAGAAAATTGCCAAGCGTTATGAAAAAAGAACAGAGAGGTGA
- a CDS encoding potassium channel family protein → MKVIVVGLGRMGTGLALNLMRKGHQVTVIDSNPEAFQNLGKDFSGHKVTGIGFDRDVLKKARIDQVDAVVSCTASDEANVVIARIAKNIYRVPRVVARLYDSTKADLYRRIGIQTISTTVWGIERATELLTYHQLDSVFEMGNGNVNVVRIEVPPLLVGHTVKEITAIGEIHVTGVSRYNKTFIPTGGTTLEAEDILYITVVASAAHKLKSMLGLA, encoded by the coding sequence ATGAAAGTGATCGTAGTAGGTTTAGGAAGAATGGGGACGGGACTGGCCCTCAATCTGATGAGAAAAGGACACCAGGTAACGGTGATTGATTCCAATCCGGAAGCTTTTCAGAATCTTGGAAAAGATTTCAGCGGACACAAAGTGACTGGAATCGGGTTTGACCGGGACGTACTGAAAAAAGCCAGGATAGATCAGGTAGATGCTGTAGTATCCTGTACGGCGAGCGATGAAGCCAACGTTGTGATCGCGCGGATCGCCAAAAATATTTACCGTGTGCCCCGTGTGGTTGCGCGCCTTTATGATTCGACCAAGGCCGATCTTTACCGCCGGATCGGAATCCAGACCATTTCCACAACGGTGTGGGGCATTGAAAGGGCGACAGAACTTTTGACGTATCACCAGTTGGACAGTGTGTTTGAAATGGGAAACGGAAATGTGAATGTGGTGCGCATTGAGGTTCCGCCCCTGCTGGTCGGCCATACGGTCAAGGAGATAACGGCGATCGGAGAAATCCATGTAACCGGTGTCAGCCGGTACAACAAGACATTTATTCCAACGGGCGGTACCACTTTGGAAGCGGAAGACATTCTTTATATTACGGTGGTTGCCTCCGCTGCTCACAAATTGAAATCGATGCTGGGCTTGGCATAA
- a CDS encoding potassium channel family protein, whose translation MKVIIIGGGQVGSYLATLLLSNGHEIRVIEHRESVFHKLEKELPQETLVFGNGSDPEVLESVGIASANVVAAVTGADEINLVVSTLAKMEFGVPRVVARVNNPKNAWLFNSGMGVDIGVNQAELMAHFVVEEMNMKDMFTLLKLNRGDYSIVQMKVQPNSKAANQLLKDLSIPKKTVLIAITRDNSTLIPKGDTQILEDDDILALTDGGSRAELKEIFG comes from the coding sequence ATGAAAGTCATCATTATAGGCGGAGGACAGGTCGGTTCCTATCTTGCCACCCTGCTGCTTTCCAACGGCCACGAAATACGGGTCATTGAGCACCGCGAAAGTGTTTTTCATAAGCTGGAAAAAGAACTGCCTCAGGAAACCCTGGTGTTCGGCAACGGCTCGGACCCGGAAGTGCTGGAAAGCGTGGGCATCGCTTCTGCAAACGTAGTTGCCGCCGTTACCGGTGCGGATGAAATCAATCTGGTTGTTTCCACCCTTGCCAAAATGGAATTCGGTGTGCCGAGAGTGGTAGCCAGAGTCAACAATCCTAAAAACGCATGGCTGTTCAACAGCGGCATGGGTGTGGATATCGGTGTGAACCAGGCGGAGCTGATGGCGCACTTCGTAGTGGAAGAAATGAACATGAAGGATATGTTCACTCTCCTGAAGCTCAACCGCGGAGATTATTCGATTGTCCAGATGAAGGTTCAGCCGAATTCCAAGGCCGCCAATCAGCTTCTGAAAGATTTGTCCATCCCGAAGAAAACAGTGCTGATTGCGATTACGCGTGACAATTCCACACTGATCCCCAAGGGAGATACCCAAATCCTGGAAGATGACGATATACTGGCGCTGACCGACGGCGGAAGCCGCGCAGAACTGAAGGAAATCTTCGGCTGA
- a CDS encoding Cof-type HAD-IIB family hydrolase: MSVKLMALDVDGTLTDEEGKISPENANAVKAAAAGGIQVVLATGRPLQGVEAICSELGITGPLILVNGSLILSDGEVWAETCLSAKDLQTVYRQGAETGNISVMAFQPDIIRLWIPENMDKQWISDVMDSFQLFKRAEVTTFQDLPLEQVNKVMLVGSEQSIDRVFQTWPEEISHLATGRSYPYVGEINPPEANKGAALSYVCERLGLRPEEVLAMGDGETDLPMLKFAGTSVFIPRGCKVPEMPGRFAVVPKEECDRGVAWGAGRYLSIP, from the coding sequence ATGTCTGTCAAACTCATGGCGCTGGATGTAGACGGTACCCTGACCGATGAAGAGGGGAAAATCAGTCCGGAAAACGCCAACGCTGTCAAAGCGGCGGCAGCCGGGGGAATTCAGGTCGTTCTGGCCACGGGCCGGCCGCTGCAGGGAGTGGAAGCCATCTGTTCGGAGCTGGGTATCACAGGCCCGCTGATTCTGGTAAACGGCTCTCTGATTCTGTCGGATGGCGAGGTGTGGGCGGAAACCTGCCTGTCTGCCAAGGATCTGCAGACGGTCTATCGACAGGGCGCGGAAACCGGAAATATCTCCGTAATGGCCTTTCAGCCGGATATCATCCGGCTGTGGATTCCGGAGAATATGGATAAACAGTGGATTTCCGATGTGATGGATTCTTTTCAGCTGTTCAAAAGGGCAGAGGTGACCACCTTTCAGGATTTGCCGCTGGAGCAGGTCAACAAAGTGATGCTCGTAGGCAGCGAACAGTCCATAGACAGGGTGTTCCAGACCTGGCCTGAAGAAATTTCTCATCTGGCTACGGGGCGTTCCTATCCCTATGTGGGAGAAATCAATCCTCCTGAAGCGAACAAGGGCGCCGCGCTCTCTTATGTCTGTGAGAGACTGGGACTCCGGCCGGAGGAGGTCCTGGCCATGGGGGACGGAGAAACCGACCTGCCGATGCTGAAATTTGCCGGTACCTCCGTGTTTATTCCCCGCGGGTGCAAGGTCCCGGAAATGCCGGGCCGCTTTGCGGTCGTGCCAAAGGAAGAGTGCGACCGCGGTGTTGCGTGGGGTGCCGGCCGATATTTATCCATACCATAA
- a CDS encoding glycoside hydrolase family 18 protein — protein MKKSTFLHKFLCAAIVLVLLGAVIGAGGTNPGTGTGSVPSSPGSAADRTDSSSSQPASSAAGSTASAGSSGSSKAGSSSPSKKAAPSSPPAFQHPAKMLVGYYGGWSAYSGFSPDKISASSLDVLNYAFAKIGTDLKVTVSDSSIDYSNFKKLKNLKHTYSKLRTVISIGGWSDSGRFSDAALTEASRAAFADSAVRFMKANGFDGIDIDWEYPTGGGLASNVTRSADRTNFRLLMKALRGRLDAQGAKDHKHYILSFAGGSDSSYASRIGLSAVAQYVDYGMIMTYDLHGSWEPYTDFNAPLYPPAGQSPQAKSSVDAAVRSWLNNGFPSGKLILGVPFYGYLYQGTVGANSGLHQRFSSAAPIGYDTVQSKYLSKSSFKRYRDSSAQVPWLFDGSTFISYDDAVSIQKKVQYSNSKKLLGVGVWDLGFDKTGALIKSVGQALK, from the coding sequence ATGAAAAAGAGTACCTTCCTTCACAAGTTCTTATGCGCGGCAATCGTTTTGGTTCTTTTGGGCGCAGTGATCGGAGCCGGCGGCACCAACCCGGGCACGGGAACCGGCAGTGTTCCTTCTTCCCCCGGATCTGCGGCTGACCGCACGGACAGTTCATCGTCGCAGCCCGCGTCTTCGGCGGCCGGGAGCACAGCTTCGGCAGGCTCGTCCGGTTCATCGAAAGCGGGCTCCTCTTCCCCATCAAAAAAAGCGGCCCCATCCTCTCCGCCTGCATTCCAGCATCCCGCAAAAATGCTGGTCGGATACTACGGCGGCTGGTCGGCATATTCCGGATTTTCTCCCGATAAGATCAGCGCTTCCAGTCTGGATGTTCTGAATTACGCGTTTGCGAAAATCGGAACGGACTTAAAAGTAACCGTAAGCGATTCCTCAATAGATTACTCTAACTTTAAGAAGCTTAAGAATTTGAAACATACATATTCCAAACTCAGAACCGTCATTTCCATCGGCGGCTGGAGCGACTCCGGCCGGTTTTCCGACGCCGCGCTCACGGAAGCCTCCCGGGCTGCTTTTGCAGACAGCGCGGTCCGCTTTATGAAGGCCAACGGCTTCGACGGCATCGACATCGACTGGGAATACCCCACCGGGGGCGGGCTTGCCTCCAACGTCACGCGTTCCGCGGACCGAACCAATTTCCGCCTTTTGATGAAGGCGCTGCGCGGCAGGCTGGATGCACAGGGGGCCAAGGACCATAAGCACTATATTCTCTCCTTCGCCGGCGGTTCGGACAGCAGCTACGCGAGCCGGATCGGCCTTTCCGCCGTTGCGCAGTATGTGGATTACGGAATGATCATGACCTACGACCTGCACGGCTCCTGGGAACCGTATACGGACTTCAACGCCCCTCTCTATCCCCCTGCGGGGCAGTCCCCGCAGGCAAAGTCCAGCGTGGACGCGGCTGTGCGCAGCTGGCTGAACAATGGCTTCCCTTCCGGCAAGCTGATTCTGGGCGTACCGTTCTACGGTTATCTTTATCAGGGAACCGTCGGTGCGAACAGCGGGCTGCACCAGAGATTTTCTTCCGCGGCTCCCATCGGCTATGATACCGTTCAATCAAAATATCTGAGTAAATCATCATTTAAGAGATACCGTGACTCTTCTGCGCAGGTACCCTGGCTGTTTGACGGCAGTACTTTTATCAGCTACGACGACGCTGTTTCCATTCAGAAAAAAGTGCAGTATTCCAATTCAAAAAAGCTGCTGGGCGTCGGCGTGTGGGATTTGGGGTTTGACAAGACGGGCGCCTTGATCAAGTCGGTCGGACAGGCGCTCAAATAA